The Streptomyces sp. NBC_01775 genome includes a region encoding these proteins:
- a CDS encoding GTP-binding protein, translating into MDSALSSPPSPDAGAGSIYLGDNPQTLVKLLVAGPFGVGKTTFIRSLSETEPLHTEEVMTRTGAMVDDLAGVRDKTTTTVAIDFGRLTLPGDLVLYMFGTPGQRRFRPLWQDIARGALGALVLADTRRLADSFEVMDMIEEAGLRYAVAVNSFPDSPAHHPDTLRDHLDLHPDTPLVVCDARSRDQSADALIALVGHVLDVFDQQSQQSPSQPQEPA; encoded by the coding sequence ATGGACTCCGCACTCTCAAGTCCTCCTAGTCCGGACGCAGGAGCCGGCTCCATATATCTGGGCGACAACCCCCAGACACTGGTGAAGCTCCTGGTCGCGGGGCCGTTCGGGGTGGGCAAGACCACGTTCATCCGATCGCTGTCGGAGACCGAGCCGCTGCACACCGAGGAGGTGATGACCCGTACCGGCGCGATGGTCGACGACCTGGCCGGGGTCCGGGACAAGACCACCACCACGGTCGCCATCGACTTCGGACGGCTGACGCTCCCCGGTGACCTGGTGCTCTACATGTTCGGCACCCCGGGCCAGCGTCGCTTCCGCCCGCTGTGGCAGGACATCGCGCGCGGCGCGCTGGGTGCCCTGGTGCTGGCCGACACCCGCCGCCTCGCGGACTCCTTCGAGGTGATGGACATGATCGAGGAGGCGGGGCTGCGCTACGCGGTGGCCGTCAACTCCTTCCCGGACTCACCGGCGCACCACCCCGACACCCTGCGCGACCACCTCGACCTGCACCCGGACACACCGCTCGTCGTGTGCGACGCGCGTAGCCGCGACCAGTCGGCCGACGCGCTCATCGCGCTCGTCGGCCATGTGCTCGATGTGTTCGACCAGCAGTCCCAGCAGTCGCCCAGCCAGCCCCAGGAGCCCGCGTGA
- a CDS encoding roadblock/LC7 domain-containing protein, giving the protein MTIPARRSVREDTSWVLAPLMDLPHVIHAAVISGDGLIEGRSPELKRESAEGVAAMLSALQGAARTTTAAFAGTYEVRLRQTVIESDNGWVLAIPAGQNTTLAVFAAPEVNMGVVTHHMQVQVASLGAKVMSSPPRDNAST; this is encoded by the coding sequence ATGACAATCCCCGCACGCCGGTCCGTCCGGGAGGACACATCCTGGGTGCTGGCCCCGCTCATGGATCTGCCACACGTCATCCACGCGGCCGTCATCTCCGGAGACGGCCTGATCGAGGGCCGCTCGCCCGAACTGAAGCGGGAGTCGGCCGAGGGCGTCGCCGCGATGCTCTCCGCGCTCCAGGGCGCGGCCCGGACCACCACGGCGGCGTTCGCCGGCACCTACGAGGTGCGGCTGCGGCAGACCGTGATCGAGTCCGACAACGGCTGGGTCCTGGCGATCCCGGCCGGGCAGAACACCACGCTGGCCGTCTTCGCCGCGCCCGAGGTGAACATGGGCGTCGTCACCCACCACATGCAGGTCCAGGTCGCCTCGCTGGGGGCAAAGGTCATGAGCAGCCCGCCGAGGGACAACGCCTCCACATGA
- a CDS encoding ATP-binding protein, with protein sequence MTEIPVALTVILSVGTAAAVALAFLLARSRGETKRLRKRSSTLERDLQTAAGHQAALTARVQGTEAEVRHLAGARLPDLTAALAHPNVPVRGPLDPAVAGSELDRALTAVLDQVGDAVAKERLRVDGAAQAAMRGATTTIQALLYQLQTRLQLMQERYDDPGIAEDLLAADFLNEQALRRIQSTAVVCGAWPGLTRQNSHLSDIVVGAMSRLSGYERVQIANQLRDPVGVVARAVEPVAVVLTELIGNALHFSHPDLPVPVTLQQGNRGASVIIDDAGVGMHTDELANARHMMAGPDTVLLTELGDPPRTGLAAVGQLVRQYGFTTHVEASPYGGVRAIVHIPGEPLLTLLDEVEQPMSAMAPLPPTTPPLPGRTSTQHAPAPSSAPLEPATDWVGGASGDTAPATGSAMTEDAESELPRRRRRRPDPEAGAGIAPAPGAQAAPAATTEPEAAAPEASPEQSAERWAAFQRGTSSGRAAADGGSAEDPAHGGAADDHHLADPHSAEGNPLA encoded by the coding sequence ATGACCGAGATACCGGTGGCGCTGACCGTCATCCTGTCCGTGGGGACGGCGGCGGCCGTGGCGCTCGCCTTCCTGCTGGCGCGTTCGCGCGGGGAGACGAAACGGTTGCGCAAGCGCTCCTCGACCCTCGAACGAGACCTCCAGACCGCCGCGGGGCACCAAGCGGCCCTCACGGCGCGGGTCCAGGGCACCGAGGCGGAGGTGCGGCACCTGGCCGGTGCCCGCCTTCCGGACCTGACGGCGGCCCTGGCCCACCCGAACGTCCCCGTACGCGGCCCCCTGGACCCCGCCGTCGCGGGCAGCGAGCTGGACCGCGCCCTCACAGCGGTGCTGGACCAGGTCGGCGACGCGGTCGCCAAGGAGCGGCTGCGCGTCGACGGCGCCGCCCAGGCGGCCATGCGCGGCGCCACGACCACCATCCAGGCGCTGCTCTACCAGCTCCAGACCCGGCTCCAGCTGATGCAGGAGCGCTACGACGACCCCGGGATCGCCGAGGACCTGCTGGCCGCCGACTTCCTCAACGAGCAGGCGCTGCGCCGTATCCAGTCCACCGCCGTGGTCTGCGGCGCCTGGCCGGGCCTCACCCGCCAGAACTCCCACCTGAGCGACATCGTCGTCGGCGCGATGTCCCGGCTCAGCGGCTACGAGCGGGTCCAGATCGCCAACCAGCTGCGCGACCCGGTGGGTGTGGTGGCGCGCGCGGTCGAGCCCGTCGCGGTGGTGCTCACCGAGCTGATCGGCAACGCGCTGCACTTCTCCCACCCCGACCTGCCGGTGCCCGTCACCCTCCAGCAGGGCAACCGCGGCGCCTCGGTGATCATCGACGACGCGGGCGTCGGCATGCACACCGACGAGCTGGCCAACGCCCGGCACATGATGGCCGGGCCGGACACGGTGCTGCTCACCGAGCTGGGCGACCCGCCCAGGACGGGTCTCGCGGCGGTGGGGCAGCTCGTGCGGCAATACGGCTTCACCACCCACGTGGAAGCCTCCCCCTACGGCGGTGTGCGCGCCATCGTGCACATCCCGGGCGAGCCGCTGCTCACGCTGCTGGACGAGGTGGAGCAGCCCATGTCAGCGATGGCGCCGCTCCCGCCCACCACTCCCCCGCTGCCGGGCCGCACCTCCACCCAGCACGCGCCTGCCCCGTCGTCGGCGCCCCTCGAACCGGCCACGGACTGGGTCGGAGGCGCGAGCGGGGACACCGCGCCCGCCACCGGGAGTGCCATGACCGAGGACGCCGAAAGCGAACTGCCGCGCCGCCGCAGGCGCAGGCCCGACCCGGAGGCCGGGGCGGGCATCGCCCCCGCACCCGGCGCGCAGGCCGCCCCGGCCGCCACCACGGAGCCGGAAGCGGCGGCCCCCGAGGCATCACCGGAACAGAGCGCCGAGCGCTGGGCCGCCTTCCAGCGCGGTACGAGCTCCGGCCGCGCCGCCGCCGACGGCGGCTCAGCCGAGGACCCCGCGCACGGTGGCGCGGCCGACGACCACCACCTCGCCGATCCCCATTCCGCTGAAGGGAATCCGCTCGCATGA
- a CDS encoding cytochrome P450: MPPPLARPGHDVVPLYGEEFAADPYAVYERLREYGDVAPVELSPGLGAMLVIDYRAALDLLHDPVTWAKDPTGWQDALPQDSAVMPMLRARPNALFTDGEAHTRYRKVISDSFARMEPHELRRTVQEVSDNLIANFGLAGEADLMGQYAKLLPLLVFNRVFGLPDSMGELLIDGIAGMFDAETPEEAAAADTAYTRYIMELTGAKKHARGEDLTSWFMDHPAGLTEEEVVQQIVVTLGAGYQPLSNLIGNALSRMLVDDRYYGNLSGGALTARDALHDVLKNEPPMANYSAHYPKRDVYFHGVWLRAGQLVLVSYAATSTQGGRTAPGEGAGATGSGGGAHLAWAAGPHACPVQQPALLIATTAIERLTAWLSDIELTVPYDQLKWRHGPFQRGLVALPSRFTPISPDQAGETPWKSSPSSSTPSDATSTGRPTAYGV; this comes from the coding sequence ATGCCGCCCCCGCTGGCGCGCCCCGGCCACGACGTGGTACCGCTCTACGGCGAGGAGTTCGCCGCCGACCCGTACGCGGTCTACGAACGGCTGCGGGAGTACGGCGATGTGGCGCCGGTGGAGCTCTCGCCGGGCCTGGGCGCCATGCTGGTGATCGACTACCGCGCGGCGCTGGACCTGCTGCACGACCCCGTCACCTGGGCCAAGGACCCCACCGGCTGGCAGGACGCGCTGCCGCAGGACTCCGCGGTGATGCCGATGCTGCGGGCCCGGCCCAACGCGCTGTTCACCGACGGCGAGGCGCACACCCGCTACCGCAAGGTGATCTCCGACAGCTTCGCCCGGATGGAACCTCACGAGTTGCGCCGTACCGTCCAGGAGGTCTCGGACAACCTGATTGCGAACTTCGGCCTGGCGGGCGAGGCCGATCTGATGGGCCAGTACGCCAAGTTGCTGCCGCTCCTGGTCTTCAACCGGGTCTTCGGGCTGCCGGACTCCATGGGCGAGCTGCTGATCGACGGCATCGCCGGGATGTTCGACGCCGAGACGCCGGAGGAGGCGGCGGCGGCCGACACCGCGTACACCCGCTACATCATGGAGCTGACCGGCGCCAAGAAGCACGCGCGCGGCGAGGACCTGACCTCCTGGTTCATGGACCACCCCGCCGGGCTGACCGAGGAGGAGGTCGTCCAGCAGATCGTGGTGACGCTGGGCGCCGGCTACCAGCCGCTGTCCAACCTGATCGGCAACGCGCTCAGCCGGATGCTGGTGGACGACCGCTACTACGGCAACCTGTCGGGCGGCGCGCTGACCGCCCGCGACGCCCTCCACGACGTGCTCAAGAACGAGCCGCCGATGGCCAACTACTCCGCGCACTACCCCAAGCGCGACGTCTACTTCCACGGCGTCTGGCTGCGCGCCGGACAGCTCGTGCTGGTCTCCTACGCGGCCACCAGCACCCAGGGCGGGCGCACCGCGCCGGGCGAGGGCGCCGGGGCCACCGGCTCCGGCGGCGGCGCGCACCTGGCCTGGGCGGCGGGCCCGCACGCCTGCCCCGTCCAGCAGCCCGCGCTGCTCATCGCCACCACCGCCATCGAACGGCTCACCGCCTGGCTCTCGGACATCGAGCTGACGGTGCCCTACGACCAGCTGAAGTGGCGGCACGGCCCGTTCCAGCGCGGACTGGTCGCACTGCCCAGCAGATTCACCCCCATCAGCCCCGATCAAGCAGGAGAGACTCCTTGGAAGAGCAGCCCGTCCTCATCGACCCCCTCGGACGCGACCTCCACGGGGAGGCCGACCGCATACGGGGTCTAG
- a CDS encoding amidohydrolase family protein: METFPKIISVDDHTVEPAHVWRDRLPSKYRDTGPRVVRAPLKEMTFVGGKFAPKMGAPGDEGPLADWWVYEDLHRPLTRLDTAVGYDRDEVRLEAITYEQMRPGSFDVPARLADMDVNHVQSALCFPTFPRFCGQTFTEAKDRELGLLGVRAYNDWMVEEWCGPQAHGRLIPLTLVPLWDAELAAEEVRRNAARGVRAVCFSEIPPRLGLPSIHGDEWDPFLRACDETGTVIAMHIGSSSKMPSTSADAPPAVGSTITFANCCFSMVDWLMSGKFERFPHLKIMYAEGQIGWIPYILERADVVWEENRGWGGVADKVLRPPSELFAEHVYGCFFDDAFGLKNIDAIGVPNVLYETDYPHSDSTWPKSKEVGEAQMGHLAADLVERIVRGNAIDLLGLTPEGLWAGA; encoded by the coding sequence ATGGAGACCTTCCCGAAGATCATCTCGGTGGACGACCACACGGTCGAACCCGCACACGTCTGGCGGGACCGGCTCCCGTCCAAGTACCGGGACACCGGGCCCCGCGTCGTCCGCGCGCCGCTGAAGGAGATGACCTTCGTCGGCGGGAAGTTCGCGCCGAAGATGGGTGCGCCCGGCGACGAGGGGCCGCTCGCCGACTGGTGGGTGTACGAGGACCTGCACCGCCCGCTGACCAGGCTCGATACGGCCGTCGGCTACGACAGGGACGAGGTGCGGCTGGAGGCCATCACCTACGAGCAGATGCGGCCCGGCTCCTTCGACGTGCCCGCCCGCCTGGCCGACATGGACGTCAACCACGTCCAGTCCGCGCTCTGTTTCCCCACTTTCCCGCGCTTTTGCGGCCAGACCTTCACCGAGGCCAAGGACCGCGAGCTGGGCCTGTTGGGGGTGCGCGCCTACAACGACTGGATGGTCGAGGAGTGGTGCGGGCCCCAGGCGCACGGCCGTCTCATCCCGCTGACGCTGGTGCCGCTGTGGGACGCGGAACTGGCCGCCGAGGAGGTACGGCGCAACGCCGCGCGCGGCGTACGCGCCGTCTGCTTCTCGGAGATACCCCCGCGGCTGGGCCTGCCGTCCATCCACGGCGACGAGTGGGACCCTTTCCTGCGCGCCTGCGACGAGACCGGCACCGTCATCGCCATGCACATCGGCTCGTCCAGCAAGATGCCCTCCACCTCGGCGGACGCGCCGCCCGCCGTCGGCTCCACGATCACCTTCGCCAACTGCTGCTTCTCGATGGTCGACTGGCTGATGAGCGGCAAGTTCGAGCGGTTCCCCCACCTCAAGATCATGTACGCCGAGGGCCAGATCGGCTGGATTCCATACATCCTTGAGCGCGCCGATGTGGTGTGGGAGGAGAACCGGGGCTGGGGAGGCGTGGCGGACAAGGTGCTGCGCCCGCCCTCGGAGCTGTTCGCGGAACACGTCTACGGCTGTTTCTTCGACGACGCCTTCGGCCTGAAGAACATCGACGCCATCGGCGTGCCCAACGTGCTGTACGAGACCGACTACCCGCACTCGGACTCCACCTGGCCCAAGTCCAAGGAAGTCGGCGAGGCCCAGATGGGACACCTCGCGGCCGACCTGGTGGAGCGGATCGTGCGCGGCAACGCCATCGACCTGCTGGGCCTCACCCCCGAGGGGCTGTGGGCCGGGGCCTGA
- a CDS encoding AfsR/SARP family transcriptional regulator — protein sequence MGAEDLTPHGTERGEQHLHFTVLGPVRAARGCQALGMGSPQQKALLAALLLRAGHTATAEELIDALWGEEPPDQAKAALRTYASRIRKALGTDAELLVSESGGYAIHTGPEVLLDLNAAHDLAMRAEKAASGGERARARELYSAALDQWNGEPLAHIPGPYAETQRTRLAEWRLSLLELRLDLDLQVGNHAEAVSELTALTAEHPLRERLRELLMLALYRSGRQAEALAVYADTRRLLADELGVDPCPELSDLQRRILEADDELAYQAEAPAADSAPVVTRPAQLPATVADFTGRKPFVAELGDQLAQAEGTVMAVSAVAGIGGVGKTTLAIHVAHAAADRFPDGQLYVDLQGAGSTPADPGTVLGSFLRALGTADCAIPDGVEERSALFRSLLAGRRILALLDNARDAAQVRPLLPGTAGCAALVTSRVRMVDLAGAYLVDLDVMSPNEAMALFTRIVGEERVDAERKSAMDVVAACGFLPLAIRIAAARLASRRTWTVAVLASKLADERRRLDELQAGDQAVKATFEMGYGQLDAEQGRAFRLLGLAEGPDISLHAAAAMLDRTPEDAEDVLESLVDTSLLESAAPRRYRFHDLVRLFARACAERDEQPPSERDAALTRLLDFYLATAQNCYMLERPAERLMDHLESTEREGLDFANRDAAIDWLFAESSCFLACAGQLASGPTLRRAVDLLMATSALAESGSYVRQYELGATAMKQAAQDAGDAHAEARARSVLTGIHLATGHFDRADAEARKAGPLGVEAGDPISSSYALNDRGLVANYQNRHLDAEGFLDRALEAFRSYGNESAEASALCNLSRVHTELGKTDTAIALAEQALSIHDHLSVSMRRATTLYALGIALTTAKRLVEAERNFQQALDIFQHSRQRLWEGMAYFRLGEVQLVAHRPAQAAGLAEQALAILRSVGGAWRRANALTLLGRALDSIGQQRRAQACWREALEQYESLGASEAEAVHDLLTPSAAA from the coding sequence ATGGGCGCGGAGGACCTCACACCGCACGGAACGGAGCGCGGGGAACAGCACCTTCACTTCACTGTGCTCGGTCCCGTGCGCGCCGCGCGCGGGTGCCAGGCGCTGGGCATGGGCTCGCCTCAGCAAAAGGCCCTGCTCGCGGCGCTGCTGCTGCGCGCCGGGCACACCGCGACGGCCGAGGAACTGATCGACGCCCTCTGGGGCGAGGAGCCGCCCGACCAGGCGAAGGCCGCGCTGCGCACCTACGCCTCCCGCATCCGCAAGGCACTCGGCACCGACGCCGAACTCCTCGTGAGCGAATCCGGCGGCTACGCCATCCACACCGGGCCCGAGGTCCTCCTGGACCTGAACGCCGCGCACGATCTGGCCATGCGGGCCGAAAAGGCCGCCTCGGGCGGCGAGCGCGCCAGAGCCCGCGAGCTGTACAGCGCCGCGCTGGACCAGTGGAACGGCGAGCCCCTCGCCCACATCCCCGGCCCCTACGCCGAAACCCAGCGCACCCGCCTGGCCGAGTGGCGCCTGAGCCTGCTGGAGCTGCGCCTCGACCTCGACCTCCAGGTCGGCAACCACGCGGAGGCCGTCAGCGAACTGACAGCGCTGACCGCCGAACACCCGCTGCGCGAGCGCCTGCGCGAGCTGCTGATGCTCGCCCTCTACCGCAGCGGCCGGCAGGCCGAGGCCCTCGCCGTCTACGCCGACACCCGCCGCCTGCTCGCCGACGAACTCGGCGTCGACCCCTGCCCCGAGCTCTCCGACCTCCAACGGCGCATCCTGGAGGCCGACGACGAACTCGCCTACCAGGCCGAAGCTCCGGCAGCCGACTCGGCCCCCGTTGTCACCCGTCCCGCCCAGCTCCCGGCCACCGTCGCCGACTTCACCGGCCGCAAGCCCTTCGTCGCCGAACTCGGCGACCAGCTCGCCCAGGCCGAGGGCACCGTCATGGCCGTCTCAGCGGTGGCGGGCATCGGCGGCGTCGGCAAGACGACCCTGGCCATCCACGTCGCCCACGCCGCCGCCGACCGCTTCCCCGACGGCCAGCTCTACGTAGACCTCCAGGGCGCGGGCTCCACCCCCGCCGACCCCGGAACGGTCCTGGGCTCCTTCCTGCGCGCCCTGGGAACGGCCGATTGCGCCATACCGGACGGGGTGGAGGAGCGCTCGGCCCTCTTCCGGTCGTTGCTGGCGGGCCGCCGCATACTGGCCCTGCTCGACAACGCCCGCGACGCGGCGCAGGTCCGGCCGCTGCTGCCGGGCACGGCAGGCTGTGCGGCGCTGGTGACCAGCCGCGTGCGGATGGTCGACCTGGCGGGGGCCTACCTCGTGGACCTCGATGTGATGAGCCCCAACGAGGCCATGGCCCTGTTCACCCGCATCGTCGGGGAAGAGCGCGTGGATGCCGAGCGCAAGTCGGCGATGGACGTGGTCGCGGCGTGCGGCTTCCTGCCCCTGGCGATCCGTATCGCCGCCGCCCGGCTGGCCTCCCGCCGCACCTGGACCGTCGCGGTGCTCGCGAGCAAGCTCGCCGACGAGCGGCGCCGCCTGGACGAGCTCCAGGCCGGGGACCAGGCGGTGAAGGCCACCTTCGAGATGGGCTACGGCCAGCTCGACGCCGAACAGGGCCGTGCCTTCCGGCTGCTGGGTCTCGCGGAGGGGCCCGACATCTCCCTGCACGCGGCGGCGGCCATGCTGGACCGCACTCCGGAGGACGCCGAGGACGTCCTGGAGTCCCTGGTCGACACCTCCCTGCTGGAGTCGGCCGCGCCGCGCCGCTACCGCTTCCACGACCTCGTCCGTCTCTTCGCCCGCGCCTGCGCCGAACGCGACGAGCAGCCGCCCAGCGAGCGGGACGCGGCCCTGACGAGGCTGCTGGACTTCTACCTGGCGACGGCGCAGAACTGCTACATGCTGGAGCGCCCCGCCGAACGGCTGATGGACCACCTGGAGTCCACCGAGCGGGAAGGACTGGACTTCGCGAACCGCGACGCGGCCATCGACTGGCTCTTCGCCGAATCCAGCTGCTTCCTCGCCTGCGCCGGCCAGCTCGCCTCCGGCCCCACACTGCGCCGGGCTGTGGACCTGCTGATGGCCACCAGCGCGCTGGCCGAGTCCGGCAGCTACGTACGGCAGTACGAGCTGGGAGCCACGGCGATGAAGCAGGCGGCGCAGGACGCCGGGGACGCGCACGCGGAGGCCCGAGCCCGGTCGGTACTGACGGGCATACACCTCGCGACCGGTCATTTCGACCGGGCCGACGCGGAGGCGAGGAAAGCCGGACCGCTCGGCGTGGAGGCGGGCGACCCCATCTCCTCCTCCTACGCGCTCAACGACCGTGGCCTGGTGGCCAACTACCAGAACAGGCACCTGGACGCCGAAGGCTTCCTGGACCGGGCGCTGGAAGCCTTCCGGTCGTACGGCAACGAGTCGGCCGAGGCCAGCGCGCTGTGCAACCTCTCTCGGGTGCACACCGAGTTGGGCAAGACCGACACGGCCATCGCCCTCGCCGAGCAGGCCCTGTCGATCCATGACCACCTGAGCGTCTCCATGCGGCGCGCCACGACCCTGTACGCACTGGGTATCGCGCTGACCACCGCGAAGCGGCTGGTGGAGGCCGAACGGAACTTCCAGCAGGCGCTCGACATCTTCCAGCACAGCCGTCAGCGGCTGTGGGAAGGCATGGCGTACTTCCGCCTCGGAGAGGTTCAGCTCGTCGCCCACCGCCCCGCCCAGGCCGCCGGCCTGGCGGAACAGGCCCTGGCCATCCTGCGGAGCGTCGGGGGGGCCTGGCGCAGGGCCAACGCCCTGACCCTGCTCGGGCGGGCGCTGGACTCCATCGGTCAGCAGCGCCGCGCCCAGGCGTGCTGGCGCGAGGCGCTGGAGCAGTACGAGAGCCTGGGCGCCTCGGAAGCCGAGGCCGTACACGATCTGCTGACCCCCAGCGCCGCCGCCTGA
- a CDS encoding TIGR03619 family F420-dependent LLM class oxidoreductase, with translation MLNFPAGRLAYGIQLPVQSQSTLYAEPWEATAGPAELLAVARAADRGGFGYVACCEHVAIPRRLAGAMSTVWYDPVATLAFLAAATERVALLSHVAVVGLRHPLAGAKQYATLDRLSGGRLILGVGAGHVREEFDVLGADFEGRGRVLDETMEALKAALGEEEFPEFAGERFAFSGLGQQPRPVQTPRPPLWVGGSSPAAVRRAALRGDGWLPQGDPREALPDRIERIRRLRAEAGLGAAPFTFGAIVEPLYVGTPEWEVGRRTLSGSAPALAESLRAYRAMGVSQIQVRFRSRAVSELTDQMDAFASEVAPLLRD, from the coding sequence GTGCTGAACTTCCCCGCCGGGCGGCTCGCCTACGGCATCCAGCTGCCGGTCCAGTCACAGAGCACCCTCTACGCCGAGCCCTGGGAGGCCACGGCCGGACCCGCCGAGCTGCTGGCCGTGGCGCGCGCGGCGGACCGGGGCGGCTTCGGCTATGTCGCCTGCTGTGAACATGTCGCGATCCCCCGGCGGTTGGCCGGTGCGATGAGCACCGTGTGGTACGACCCGGTGGCCACCCTCGCCTTCCTGGCCGCCGCCACCGAACGGGTGGCCCTGCTCAGCCACGTCGCCGTCGTGGGCCTGCGCCACCCGCTGGCCGGGGCCAAGCAGTACGCCACCCTCGACCGGCTCTCCGGCGGGCGGCTGATCCTCGGCGTGGGCGCGGGACACGTACGCGAGGAATTCGACGTGCTGGGCGCGGATTTCGAGGGGCGCGGCCGGGTTCTCGACGAGACCATGGAGGCGCTCAAGGCGGCCTTGGGCGAGGAGGAGTTCCCCGAGTTCGCGGGCGAGCGCTTCGCCTTCTCCGGACTGGGCCAGCAGCCCCGGCCCGTGCAGACGCCCCGGCCCCCGCTGTGGGTCGGCGGCTCCTCGCCGGCGGCGGTGCGGCGGGCCGCGCTGCGCGGCGACGGCTGGCTCCCGCAGGGCGACCCGCGCGAGGCGCTGCCGGACCGGATCGAGCGGATACGGCGGCTGCGGGCCGAAGCGGGGCTCGGCGCGGCGCCGTTCACCTTCGGAGCCATTGTCGAACCGCTCTACGTCGGCACCCCGGAGTGGGAGGTGGGCCGCCGCACGCTCAGCGGTTCCGCCCCGGCGCTGGCCGAGTCGCTGCGGGCCTACCGCGCGATGGGCGTCAGCCAGATCCAGGTCCGCTTCCGCTCCCGCGCGGTGTCCGAACTGACCGACCAGATGGACGCCTTCGCCTCCGAGGTCGCACCTCTGCTGCGGGACTGA
- a CDS encoding cytochrome P450 family protein, which produces MEEQPVLIDPLGRDLHGEADRIRGLGATATLVELPAGIHAWYVSEFEVLKQLLRDPRVSKDPRKHWPPWQRGEFHETWVATWVSVTNMLTSYGEDHKRLRKLVAPAFTARRTAAMLPQVERITEELLDAMAREAADSGTLDLRAFYAHPLPMNVICELFGVPEDQRPELKRLMVAVFDTTLTVEQAQQTGMDIHTAFSALVETKRKEPGDDLTSLLVSARDDEGARLNEKELLDTLLLMIGAGHETTVNLIGNAVHALLTHPEQLQLVRDGKATWDDVIEETLRWAPSIANLPLRYAVEEIKLPDGTTIRQGDAILSTIASANRDPDKYGETAAVFDITRPATEHLAFGHGVHFCMGAPLARMEARTALPALFERFPRLALAVPEDEVAQVASLISFGHETLPVRPLG; this is translated from the coding sequence TTGGAAGAGCAGCCCGTCCTCATCGACCCCCTCGGACGCGACCTCCACGGGGAGGCCGACCGCATACGGGGTCTAGGGGCGACCGCGACCCTGGTAGAGCTGCCCGCCGGGATCCACGCCTGGTACGTCAGCGAGTTCGAGGTCCTCAAGCAGTTGCTCAGGGACCCGCGGGTCTCCAAGGACCCCAGAAAGCACTGGCCTCCGTGGCAGCGCGGCGAGTTCCACGAGACGTGGGTCGCCACCTGGGTCAGCGTCACCAACATGCTCACCTCCTACGGCGAGGACCACAAGCGGCTGCGGAAGCTGGTGGCCCCCGCGTTCACGGCCCGCAGGACGGCGGCGATGCTGCCCCAGGTCGAGCGGATCACGGAAGAGCTGCTCGACGCGATGGCGCGGGAGGCGGCGGACAGCGGGACGCTGGACCTGCGCGCCTTCTACGCCCACCCGCTGCCGATGAACGTCATCTGCGAGCTGTTCGGCGTCCCGGAGGACCAGCGGCCGGAGCTGAAACGGCTGATGGTGGCGGTCTTCGACACCACGCTGACCGTCGAGCAGGCCCAGCAGACCGGGATGGACATCCACACCGCGTTCAGCGCCCTGGTCGAGACCAAGCGCAAGGAGCCCGGCGACGACCTGACCAGCCTCCTGGTCTCGGCGCGGGACGACGAGGGCGCCCGTCTCAACGAGAAGGAACTGCTCGACACCCTGCTGCTGATGATCGGCGCAGGGCACGAGACCACGGTCAACCTCATCGGCAACGCCGTGCACGCCCTGCTCACCCACCCCGAGCAGCTCCAGCTCGTCCGGGACGGCAAGGCGACGTGGGACGACGTCATCGAGGAGACCCTGCGCTGGGCCCCCAGCATCGCCAACCTGCCGCTGCGCTACGCCGTCGAGGAGATCAAGCTGCCCGACGGCACCACCATCCGGCAGGGCGACGCGATCCTCTCCACGATCGCCTCGGCCAACCGGGACCCGGACAAGTACGGCGAGACAGCCGCTGTCTTCGACATCACGCGTCCCGCCACCGAGCACCTGGCCTTCGGGCACGGGGTGCACTTCTGCATGGGTGCCCCGCTCGCCCGCATGGAGGCCCGTACGGCGCTGCCCGCGCTCTTCGAGCGCTTCCCCCGGCTGGCCCTGGCCGTGCCCGAGGACGAGGTGGCGCAGGTCGCCTCCCTCATCTCCTTCGGGCACGAGACCCTGCCGGTGCGCCCACTGGGCTGA
- a CDS encoding DUF742 domain-containing protein, protein MTPPPRDSRRLVPAYLATTGRALPSRNTLDRLTVLYGAADPAQPGLRPEEKRMLELLRPGSLTLAETAARLRLPVSVVKVLVADLVDAGRLRARAPIPDAELPERQILEKVLDGLRTLKSS, encoded by the coding sequence ATGACCCCGCCGCCCCGCGACAGCAGGCGCCTGGTGCCCGCTTATCTGGCGACGACCGGGCGTGCCCTGCCCAGCCGTAACACCCTCGACCGGCTCACCGTGCTGTACGGCGCGGCAGATCCCGCTCAGCCCGGGCTTCGCCCGGAGGAGAAGCGGATGCTGGAGCTGCTGCGCCCCGGTTCGCTGACGCTCGCCGAGACCGCCGCGCGGCTGCGGCTCCCGGTCAGTGTGGTCAAGGTCCTGGTGGCCGACCTGGTGGACGCGGGCCGACTGCGGGCCCGCGCCCCGATTCCCGACGCCGAACTGCCGGAGCGGCAGATTCTGGAGAAAGTTCTCGATGGACTCCGCACTCTCAAGTCCTCCTAG